In one window of Syngnathus typhle isolate RoL2023-S1 ecotype Sweden linkage group LG7, RoL_Styp_1.0, whole genome shotgun sequence DNA:
- the st3gal2 gene encoding CMP-N-acetylneuraminate-beta-galactosamide-alpha-2,3-sialyltransferase 2, with protein MEAQHDPRAWPELTESIVRGGLGTVAGPGVGAWPWGGRISSSTLHRDRRWGFWARGPFRGASRLSELRPWPSRSAPGVGGSGSHGKGDTTEKVRRARCSPRVWLVLGSLVLIFLTSLFFSVSLRSGVGFNYLEPPSWEDSRRVKLVPSYVGSHKLSATDSQQQQTCACARCVGDPGVSGWFDDNYEPDISPVWTRDNIQLPSDVYYWWVMLQPQFKPQNIQQVLLRLFQVIPGRSPYGSWDPARCLRCAVVGNSGNLRGAGYGAIIDGHNYIMRINLAPTVGYEEDAGGHTTHHFMYPESAKNLAANVSFVLIPFKTLDLVWITSALSTGQIRFTYAPVKQFLRVDKDKVQIFNPAFFKYIHDHWTRHHGRYPSTGMLVLFFALHVCDEVNVFGFGADGRGNWHHYWEQNRYAGEFRKTGVHDADFEAQIIQRLAEAGKITVYPGK; from the exons ATGGAGGCACAGCacga TCCGAGAGCTTGGCCGGAACTCACCGAAAGCATAGTAAGAGGTGGGCTGGGTACAGTGGCAGGCCCAGGGGTGGGGGCGTGGCCATGGGGGGGCCGCATCTCTTCCTCCACTTTGCACCGGGACAGGCGCTGGGGCTTTTGGGCCAGGGGTCCTTTCAGGGGTGCATCGAGACTTTCGGAGCTGAGACCTTGGCCAAGCAGGTCGGCGCCTGGGGTGGGGGGCTCGGGTAGTCACGGGAAAGGCGACACGACGGAGAAAGTCAGACGGGCGAGATGTTCTCCGAGGGTCTGGCTCGTACTGGGCTCGCTGGTTCTCATCTTTCTCACCTCGCTCTTCTTTTCCGTCTCGCTCCGGAGCGGCGTCGGCTTCAACTACCTGGAGCCGCCGAGCTGGGAGGATTCTCGGCGGGTCAAGCTGGTGCCCAGCTATGTGGGCTCACACAAACTGAGCGCCACTGACTCCCAGCAACAGCAAACCTGCGCCTGCGCTCGCTGCGTTGGAGACCCCGGAGTCTCGGGCTGGTTCGATGACAACTATGAACCTGATATCTCTCCTGTTTGGACCAGAGACAACATCCAGCTGCCCTCTGATGTTTACTACTGGTGGGTG ATGTTGCAGCCCCAGTTTAAACCCCAGAACATCCAGCAAGTGCTGCTTAGGTTGTTCCAG GTTATTCCTGGACGATCCCCGTATGGCTCATGGGATCCTGCGCGATGCCTACGGTGTGCCGTAGTGGGGAATTCTGGAAACCTGCGTGGGGCTGGATACGGGGCAATCATAGATGGACACAACTACATCATGAG GATCAACTTGGCCCCCACGGTGGGCTACGAGGAAGATGCCGGCGGCCACACCACTCACCACTTCATGTATCCGGAGAGCGCCAAGAACCTGGCGGCCAACGTCAGCTTTGTCCTGATTCCGTTTAAAACTCTGGATCTGGTTTGGATCACCAGCGCGCTGTCTACGGGCCAGATCCGATT CACCTACGCTCCGGTGAAGCAATTTCTCCGCGTGGATAAAGACAAG GTCCAAATCTTCAACCCAGCATTCTTTAAATACATTCACGATCACTGGACCAGGCATCATGGCCGATACCCATCTACAGGCATGCTAGTGCTCTTCTTCGCCCTGCACGTCTGCGATGAG GTGAATGTGTTTGGATTTGGGGCCGATGGTCGAGGGAACTGGCACCACTACTGGGAGCAGAACCGTTATGCGGGAGAGTTTCGAAAGACAGGGGTCCACGATGCAGACTTTGAAGCTCAGATCATTCAGCGACTGGCTGAGGCTGGAAAGATTACCGTTTACCCGGGGAAATAA